In the genome of Variovorax sp. PAMC26660, the window GAAGTGTCGACCTGGCTCGGCTTCTGGGTGCCCGCACGCACGCCCGACGCCATCGTCGAGCGCCTGAACCAGGCGATCACCACGGCCACGCGTTCGCCGCAGATGGCGCGGCAGATTGCCGATGCCGGGCTGGAACCGATGTCGACAAATTCCGCCGACACCCGCGCCATCATCGAACGCGAGGCCCAGACCATGGGCCGGCTGATCAAGGCCAAGGGCTTGCGCCTTGACTGACGGCGGGCCGCTCGCCCGCCACCTCCTTCCCGCTGCCGCCTGAGACAGCCGCGCGCCCTTGGCGCACCCCACGCATTCCATTGCCGTCACGCATCCTCGCCCCCGCACAGAGCAAGGGCGCGGGACGGCGCACGCCATTTTTACAACCAGGAGACAAGAACCATGATCCGCCCCGCCCTTTTGATCGCCGCAGGCTGCATAGGCCTGCACGGCCATGCGCTTGCGCAATCCACCGTGTCCGTCTTCGGCACGGTCGACCTCAATGTCACCTCCGCGAAGTCGGGCAACCGCTCCGTTACCTCCATGGACCAGGGTGGCAACATCTTCCCGAGCCGGCTCGGGTTTCGGGGCACCGAGGATCTTGGCGGCGGCCTTGCGGCCAGCTTCTGGCTCGAGTCGGCGACGCTGCCCGACATCGGCGAAAACCAGGGCATCCCGTGGCAACGGCGCTCCACCGTGAGCCTCTCGCACAACACATTCGGCGAGCTTCGCCTGGGCCGCGACTACACGCCGAGCTTCTGGAACATCTCGCAGTTCTCTCCTTTCGGCACCGTTGGAGTCGGCGGCTCCAGCAACATCGTCGAGGGCTGGCCTTTCGGCCTTGGTGGCGCCAGAACGCTGGTGCGTGCCAACAACTCGGTCGGCTATTTCCTGCCGCGCAACCTGGGCGGTGTCTATGGCCAGTTCATGGTCGCCATGCCGGAAGGCCAGAAGGGAACGAAGTACTACGGCGCGCGCCTGGGCTATGCATCGGGCCCGCTCGACATTGCAGCCAGCTACGGCCAAACGCCCGTCGAAGACCGGCACTACCGCAGCGCAAGCCTCGGCGGCAGCTACGACTTCGGCCCCGCCAAGCTGTACGCGAACTACCTGATGCAAAAGGCCCCGCAGGACAAGCAGACCAACCTGATGCTGGGCGTCAGCGTGCCGATCGGTGCAGGTGTCATCAAGGCGTCGATCGCACGCTCGAACCGCTCAGGGCTCGGCGTGGACGCCGACGACGCCACCCAGTTGGCCATCGGCTATGTCCATTGGCTCAGCAAGCGCAGCGCGATCTATGGCACCTGGTCGAAGATCCGCAACCGGGGCAACGCCGCCTATGTGGTGACCGACGCGCTGGCGGACCCGCAGACGGGAGCGAACTCCCGCGGCCTCCAGATCGGGATCTCGCACAACTTCTGAGGCCCGTAAGCCCCGGCGATGCCGGGTGCCTCGCGCACCCGGCTTTCAGGAGAAATACACGGGGTAGTCGGTGCCGTCGAGACCGGGCACGACGGCCTTGCGCGGATCGTTGCCGTTGGCCTGCAGTTGGTCCGCCGCGTAGTCGGTCACGCAGCCGGCCAGCAGTTGACGCGGGTCTTCGAGGATCACGCGCATGCGGGTATTGAGGGCCCGCCAGTCGTCGGGGCCGCCGATCGCGGGCATCTCGCTGACCTCGGTGGTGTCGGGCTGCAGCACGGGCCGGCTGCCGCGTCCGGGCGCGAAGCGTGGGTAGCCCTCGTACATCAGCGGCCCCAGATCGCTCATCGCCCGGGTGGCCCACCAGAGCTTGCGCATCGGCATCTCGTGCGCCGCCACGGCCTGCGTGTCGACGGGGTACGAGAAGGTCGGTGCCGGCGCGTGCGGCGCGATGTACACGCGCTCCAACGGGAGCGCATGGCGCGACGAGGCCAGGACCATCGAGCACACCGCGTTGGTGCTCCATGTCACCCCCGCCGTGGGGCGGCCCTGCTTGCCGACGATCAACACCATCGCATTGGACCAATCGATGTTGTGGCGGTCGAACCAGCCGATGACGCGGTGCCCGGTGTCCAGCCCGACAAGGAAGAAGGTCGCGATCATCACCTTGTTCATCGGTACCGTGGCACCGGCCTCGCTGCCCGTGGCTTCGAGGCAGTGCGTGCGCAGGTCGTCCGCAGTGAAGGCCTCGGGCGTGGCCAGTGCGCGCCGGATGCAGCGCTCGGTGAGTTCGCAGGCGTACTGCACCATGTTCGCGATGGCCACCTCGCGGCCGCGATAGGCCGGCACCGCGATCTCATCGCGCCAGAGAGCGACGCTGTTGGCTTCGCGCGCGGCCACGGTCGCGGCCAGCAGGCGCTCGGCCTCGGTGCGCCACAACATGCCTTCGGGATCGATCTCGCGCAGCCGCACCAGCGAAGCGAGCGCGGGGCCGAAGTGCGACACCGCCGCCAGCTCCTTG includes:
- a CDS encoding porin, encoding MIRPALLIAAGCIGLHGHALAQSTVSVFGTVDLNVTSAKSGNRSVTSMDQGGNIFPSRLGFRGTEDLGGGLAASFWLESATLPDIGENQGIPWQRRSTVSLSHNTFGELRLGRDYTPSFWNISQFSPFGTVGVGGSSNIVEGWPFGLGGARTLVRANNSVGYFLPRNLGGVYGQFMVAMPEGQKGTKYYGARLGYASGPLDIAASYGQTPVEDRHYRSASLGGSYDFGPAKLYANYLMQKAPQDKQTNLMLGVSVPIGAGVIKASIARSNRSGLGVDADDATQLAIGYVHWLSKRSAIYGTWSKIRNRGNAAYVVTDALADPQTGANSRGLQIGISHNF
- a CDS encoding DUF5624 domain-containing protein yields the protein MTNPNFQSPEFIRLFETYTASADSIGAKLTRATAEAAPDGALIVATAADFILFPGRGRPPEVEGYRLTTRGFKELAAVSHFGPALASLVRLREIDPEGMLWRTEAERLLAATVAAREANSVALWRDEIAVPAYRGREVAIANMVQYACELTERCIRRALATPEAFTADDLRTHCLEATGSEAGATVPMNKVMIATFFLVGLDTGHRVIGWFDRHNIDWSNAMVLIVGKQGRPTAGVTWSTNAVCSMVLASSRHALPLERVYIAPHAPAPTFSYPVDTQAVAAHEMPMRKLWWATRAMSDLGPLMYEGYPRFAPGRGSRPVLQPDTTEVSEMPAIGGPDDWRALNTRMRVILEDPRQLLAGCVTDYAADQLQANGNDPRKAVVPGLDGTDYPVYFS